Proteins found in one Zea mays cultivar B73 chromosome 1, Zm-B73-REFERENCE-NAM-5.0, whole genome shotgun sequence genomic segment:
- the LOC103645318 gene encoding la-related protein 6C: MAQDGRARESSSKAASAGSGGCSMPFRLNVHAREFVPVASPLAAAAAGGGYYSPFVQLSGDGGLGTDWMNFFAEPDPTSPSSFLPDFGHCDILRATGGINGYPNPKGGASVADIADKIVKQVEYQFSDTNLVANDFLTKIMNKDPEGYVPLSVISSWKKIKAMGVTSQLLVMALRTSDKLVVSDDGRKVRRAQPFTERHKEELQCRMVIAENLPQDSTRNSLEKIFGVIGSVKNIRICHPQEPGSARSSPRSSDTNTPASNKLHALIEYETSHQADRAVDKLNDERNWRKGLRVRPVLRRSPKTVARMKRPDLDHHVAASDEERVSTSDSPTATAAAHPPDNTQQQQEEEEEDQHQHQHGGAKKPWGSRGRGRPPPHSSAHSAGAPGHSVDSLAASPRHAAQGPRMPDGTRGFTMGRGRPAPPAAPSAAAAVRVV; encoded by the exons ATGGCACAGGACGGCCGCGCCCGCGAGAGCTCCAGCAAGGCGGCGTCGGCTGGCAGCGGCGGCTGCTCCATGCCGTTCAGGCTCAACGTGCACGCGCGGGAGTTCGTCCCGGTGGCCAGCCCTTTGGCGGcggccgccgccggcggcggctACTATTCTCCGTTCGTGCAGCTTTCCGGCGATGGCGGGCTGGGCACGGACTGGATGAACTTCTTTGCCGAGCCGGACCCCACGTCGCCGTCGTCCTTCCTGCCGGACTTTGGACACTGCGACATCCTCAGAGCTACCGGCGGCATCAATGGCTACCCTAACCCCAAAGGCGGCGCAAGTGTGGCCGACATCGCAGATAAGATTGTCAAGCAG GTCGAGTACCAATTCAGTGACACGAACTTGGTTGCGAACGATTTTCTGACAAAGATCATGAACAAGGATCCCGAGGGCTATG TCCCTTTGTCTGTCATATCATCCTGGAAGAAGATCAAGGCCATGGGGGTAACAAGCCAGCTGCTGGTCATGGCTCTCCGGACCTCGGACAAGCTC GTTGTCAGCGACGACGGCAGGAAGGTGCGGCGGGCGCAGCCATTCACCGAGCGACACAAAGAAGAGCTGCAG TGCCGGATGGTCATCGCCGAGAACTTGCCGCAGGATTCCACGAGAAACAGCCTCGAGAAGATCTTCGGCGTCATCGGCAG CGTGAAAAACATCAGAATCTGCCATCCGCAAGAACCCGGCTCTGCAAGATCATCACCTAGGTCGTCAGACACAAACACACCAGCCAGTAACAAG CTGCATGCGCTTATAGAGTACGAGACCTCGCACCAAGCCGACAGAGCA GTGGACAAGCTGAACGACGAAAGGAACTGGAGGAAGGGCCTCCGCGTGCGCCCCGTGCTGCGACGATCG CCCAAGACGGTGGCACGGATGAAGCGGCCGGACTTGGACCACCACGTCGCCGCCTCCGACGAGGAGCGTGTCTCCACGTCCGACTCCCCGACGGCGACAGCGGCAGCGCACCCTCCTGACAACACT cagcagcagcaggaggaggaggaggaggaccagcaccagcaccagcacggcGGCGCCAAGAAGCCGTGGGGCAGCAGAGGGCGGGGCAGGCCGCCGCCGCACTCCTCCGCGCACTCTGCTGGCGCGCCCGGGCATTCGGTGGACAGCCTCGCGGCGAGCCCCCGGCACGCGGCGCAGGGGCCTAGGATGCCCGACGGCACGCGCGGGTTCACCATGGGCCGCGGGAGGCCGGCGCCGCCTGCCGCGCCGTCGGCTGCTGCTGCCGTCCGGGTCGTGTAG